In a single window of the Solea solea chromosome 14, fSolSol10.1, whole genome shotgun sequence genome:
- the phf6 gene encoding PHD finger protein 6 yields the protein MSGQKKGAAARLSKCAFCRTSRDKECGQLLKSDSQSLAAHHKCMLFSSALVTSPADNDNIGGFSIDDVKKEIKRGNKLMCSSCHRSGATIGCDVKTCRRTYHYYCALKDKAQIKENPSQGIYIVYCRKHRDASQDGIQDDDEGVANDSDSSPPQSRGRGRFEKVRAKAGSRGQSEETRSTSSQAADEESSSHRDRSPLRSSPGDGGQRCGFCHAGEEENVTRGMLHTDNSKKVAAHYKCMLFSSGTVQLTTTSRAEFGNFDVKTVIQEIKRGKRMKCTLCSQLGATIGCEIKACVKTYHYHCGLQDKAKYIENMARGIYKLYCKNHSGNEERDEEDEERENRSRERAANNHGGTPSTQVNGN from the exons ATGTCAGGACAGAAGAAAGGAGCTGCAGCACGACTGTCGAAATGTGCCTTCTGCAGAACCAGCCGAGACAAGGAGTGCGGACAGTTGCTGAAGTCGGACAGCCAGTCATTGGCAGCCCACCACAAGTGCATG CTTTTCTCCTCTGCGCTGGTCACATCTCCCGCAGACAACGACAACATCGGAGGATTTTCCATCGATGACGTGAAGAAGGAGATCAAGAGAGGGAATAAACTG ATGTGTTCTTCATGTCACCGATCGGGCGCAACTATCGGCTGTGACGTGAAAACGTGCCGAAGGACGTATCACTATTACTGTGCTTTGAAGGACAAAGCTCAGATCAAAGAGAATCCCTCACAAGGAATTTACAT CGTTTACTGTCGCAAACACAGAGATGCTTCTCAAGATGGCATTCAAG atgacgatgaaggtgtGGCCAATGATTCGGACTCGTCACCTCCACAAAGCAGGGGCAGAGGTCGGTTTGAGAAGGTGAGGGCCAAAGCAGGATCCCGTGGCCAATCAGAAGAAACTCGCTCCACCTCCTCACAGGCTGCGGACGAGGAGAGCTCTTCTCAC CGGGACAGGTCACCTCTTCGGTCCAGCCCAGGAGACGGCGGCCAGCGCTGTGGCTTTTGTCACGCTGGCGAGGAAGAGAACGTAACGAGGGGCATGCTTCACACTGACAACTCCAAAAAAGTGGCTGCACACTACAAGTGCATG CTGTTTTCTTCGGGCACAGTCCAGCTGACCACCACATCGCGGGCTGAGTTTGGAAACTTCGACGTGAAAACAGTCATCCAGGAAAtaaagagagggaaaagaatG AAATGTACTCTGTGCTCTCAGTTGGGTGCTACCATTGGCTGTGAAATCAAAGCGTGTGTGAAGACCTACCACTATCACTGTGGCCTGCAGGACAAAGCCAAGTACATCGAAAACATGGCGCGCGGCATCTACAA ACTATACTGTAAGAACCACAGTGGCAAtgaagagagagatgaggaagatgaagaacGAGAGAATCGCAGTAGAGAGAGGGCAGCTAACAACCATGGAGGAACACCATCGACACAAGTGAACGGCAACTAG